From a region of the Constantimarinum furrinae genome:
- a CDS encoding lipocalin/fatty acid-binding family protein, with protein sequence MKRILLLLIVAVAVTACSKNDDDSGNNGSVSVEGNWKLTSFTTENEYDLNGDETASNDVMAETECYQNETIVFNGNASGTANSTSYADITLELVAGTTNEYEYSVTCVEEDDATQFAWVQTGDTVTLTFAGFSYIGTKVDDQITIVLEEGLAFEVEDGNGGTVLVTEDITFVYTKQ encoded by the coding sequence ATGAAAAGGATTTTATTATTGCTGATAGTAGCTGTTGCTGTTACTGCCTGCTCAAAGAACGATGACGATTCCGGTAACAACGGAAGTGTTTCTGTAGAAGGGAACTGGAAATTAACTTCGTTTACTACTGAAAACGAGTATGATCTTAACGGTGACGAGACTGCATCCAACGACGTAATGGCTGAAACGGAATGCTACCAAAATGAAACCATCGTGTTTAACGGAAATGCATCCGGAACTGCTAATTCAACTTCTTATGCAGATATTACGCTGGAACTTGTTGCAGGAACAACCAACGAATACGAGTATTCTGTAACCTGTGTAGAGGAAGATGATGCTACGCAATTCGCATGGGTGCAAACAGGTGATACGGTTACTCTAACATTTGCCGGGTTTTCTTATATCGGAACCAAGGTAGACGACCAGATCACGATTGTCCTTGAAGAAGGTCTTGCCTTTGAAGTTGAGGATGGAAATGGAGGCACCGTTTTGGTTACTGAAGACATTACTTTTGTGTATACCAAGCAGTAA
- the polA gene encoding DNA polymerase I — protein sequence MSDQKRLFLVDAYALIFRGYYAFIKNPRINSKGLDTSAIMGFMNSLLDVIKRERPDHLAVCFDKGGSESRNEMYAEYKANRDATPEAISLAIPYICKILEAMHVPIMVKEGFEADDVIGTLAKKAEKQGYKTYMVTPDKDFAQLVSENIFMYRPVFGGGYETWGIPEVKAKFEVDDPKQVIDFLGMMGDSSDNIPGLPGVGEKTAKKFIAAYGSMEGLLANTHELKGKMKEKVEAAKELGLLSKELARIMLDVPVEFHEEDFEMSEPDIAGVTEIFEDLEFRRLKDNFLKTFTAEGMASNGTSHGDKPKAEDTASNSKSSVSVSSSANEGKQAGSGQFTLFGGDGEASETAKSFSSRNTINETEHFYQTVQPGMGTKLFLQNLMKQKSVCFDTETTGLNPITAELVGIAFSWEATKGFYVPFPENREEAQSLIETLRPFFEDENIEKIGQNLKYDIKVLAKYNVTVKGKLFDTMLAHYLINPDMRHNMDVLSETYLNYTPVSITELIGKKGKNQKSMREVPIEQQTEYAVEDADITLQLKEHFQNELGEANTQTLFDDIEIPLLRVLADMELEGINLDEDFLRKLSSELENDIKKLETAIYESAGEEFNIASPKQLGDILFDKMKLVDKPKKTKTGQYSTAEDVLSYLAKDHSIIRDVLEYRGLTKLKSTYVDALPTQVEPSTNRVHTDYMQTVAATGRLSSNNPNLQNIPIRTERGREVRKAFIPRDKDHVLLAADYSQIELRIIAALSEEETMIDAFKNGEDIHASTAAKVFGIPISEVTREQRGNAKTVNFGIIYGVSAFGLSNQTDLSRSEAKDLIDTYYETYPKLRKYMSRQVDFARDHGYVQTVLGRRRYLKDINSRNGVVRGAAERNAVNAPIQGSAADIIKIAMINIHKRLSEENFKSKMLLQVHDELVFDAYKPELDKLRPLIKTEMENAYKLAVPLDVEIGEGENWLEAH from the coding sequence ATGTCCGATCAAAAACGCCTTTTCCTTGTTGATGCCTATGCTCTTATTTTTCGTGGATATTACGCTTTTATAAAAAATCCGCGAATTAATTCTAAAGGCCTTGATACTTCGGCTATTATGGGTTTTATGAACTCCTTACTCGACGTAATTAAACGTGAACGGCCGGATCATTTGGCGGTGTGTTTCGATAAAGGCGGAAGTGAATCGCGAAACGAAATGTATGCCGAGTACAAGGCAAACCGGGATGCAACCCCCGAAGCTATAAGTTTGGCTATACCCTATATCTGCAAAATACTAGAAGCCATGCATGTTCCCATTATGGTGAAAGAAGGGTTTGAAGCCGATGACGTTATAGGAACTTTGGCAAAAAAAGCCGAAAAACAAGGATACAAAACCTATATGGTTACCCCTGATAAGGACTTTGCACAATTGGTTTCTGAAAATATTTTTATGTACCGCCCTGTATTCGGCGGCGGATACGAAACCTGGGGGATCCCTGAGGTAAAAGCTAAGTTTGAAGTGGATGATCCCAAACAGGTGATAGATTTTCTGGGAATGATGGGAGACAGCAGTGACAATATCCCGGGTCTACCGGGGGTTGGAGAGAAAACCGCTAAAAAGTTTATTGCTGCTTACGGCAGTATGGAAGGTCTGTTGGCCAACACTCATGAGTTAAAAGGCAAAATGAAGGAAAAAGTCGAGGCTGCAAAGGAGCTTGGCTTGCTATCAAAAGAATTGGCAAGGATCATGCTCGATGTTCCTGTTGAGTTTCACGAGGAAGATTTTGAAATGAGCGAACCCGATATCGCCGGAGTCACCGAAATTTTCGAGGACCTCGAATTCAGAAGGTTGAAAGATAATTTTCTTAAAACCTTTACTGCTGAAGGAATGGCTTCTAACGGGACTTCTCATGGAGATAAGCCTAAAGCGGAAGATACGGCCTCAAATTCTAAATCCTCAGTATCTGTTTCTTCTTCTGCAAATGAAGGAAAACAAGCAGGCAGCGGACAATTTACATTATTTGGAGGTGATGGCGAGGCTTCAGAGACTGCAAAAAGTTTCAGCTCGAGAAATACCATTAACGAGACTGAGCATTTTTATCAGACGGTACAACCGGGAATGGGTACCAAACTGTTTCTTCAGAATTTAATGAAACAAAAATCCGTGTGCTTTGATACAGAAACTACAGGATTGAACCCCATAACAGCAGAGCTCGTAGGAATCGCTTTTTCCTGGGAAGCGACCAAGGGGTTTTATGTTCCTTTTCCTGAAAACCGGGAAGAAGCACAATCGCTTATTGAAACGCTTCGCCCCTTTTTCGAAGACGAGAATATTGAAAAGATCGGTCAGAATTTAAAATACGACATCAAAGTACTCGCCAAATACAATGTGACCGTTAAAGGGAAACTGTTTGATACGATGCTGGCACATTATCTTATCAATCCCGATATGCGTCACAATATGGATGTCCTTTCAGAAACTTATCTCAATTATACCCCGGTTTCAATTACCGAATTGATCGGGAAAAAGGGAAAGAATCAGAAATCGATGCGAGAGGTTCCCATAGAACAACAAACCGAGTATGCCGTTGAAGATGCCGATATTACGCTTCAGTTAAAAGAACACTTTCAGAATGAATTGGGCGAAGCCAATACACAAACCCTATTCGATGATATTGAAATTCCGTTGCTCCGTGTCCTGGCCGATATGGAACTCGAAGGAATTAATCTGGATGAAGATTTCTTAAGAAAGCTCTCTTCAGAATTGGAAAACGACATAAAAAAACTGGAAACAGCCATATATGAATCTGCCGGTGAAGAATTTAACATCGCCTCACCAAAACAATTGGGAGACATTCTCTTCGACAAAATGAAACTGGTCGATAAACCGAAAAAAACAAAAACCGGACAGTATTCTACGGCCGAGGACGTGCTCTCCTATCTTGCCAAAGATCACAGTATTATACGGGATGTGTTGGAGTATCGCGGACTCACAAAACTAAAAAGCACCTATGTGGATGCCTTACCTACTCAGGTTGAGCCCTCCACTAACCGGGTGCATACCGATTATATGCAAACAGTTGCAGCTACCGGCCGCTTAAGCAGTAATAATCCTAACTTACAGAATATCCCCATACGGACCGAAAGAGGCAGGGAAGTGCGAAAAGCCTTTATCCCCCGAGATAAGGATCATGTGCTGTTGGCAGCAGATTATTCACAAATAGAACTCCGTATCATCGCCGCACTTAGTGAGGAAGAAACTATGATCGACGCATTTAAGAACGGAGAAGATATTCACGCTTCAACCGCTGCTAAAGTATTTGGTATTCCCATTAGCGAAGTCACCCGAGAACAAAGAGGGAATGCTAAAACCGTGAACTTCGGAATTATTTACGGGGTTTCAGCATTTGGATTAAGCAATCAAACCGACCTGTCGAGAAGTGAAGCCAAAGATCTTATCGACACCTATTACGAAACCTATCCCAAACTCCGGAAATATATGAGCCGGCAGGTCGATTTTGCCAGGGATCATGGTTATGTACAAACGGTTTTGGGCAGACGACGATATTTAAAGGACATAAATTCTCGTAACGGTGTGGTGCGGGGTGCCGCCGAACGAAACGCAGTAAATGCCCCTATTCAGGGAAGTGCAGCAGACATTATTAAGATCGCGATGATCAATATTCACAAGAGACTTTCCGAAGAAAACTTTAAGAGCAAGATGCTTCTTCAAGTACATGATGAACTCGTATTTGATGCGTATAAACCAGAGCTGGACAAACTTCGCCCCCTCATTAAAACTGAAATGGAAAATGCCTACAAACTAGCTGTCCCACTGGATGTTGAAATAGGAGAAGGTGAAAACTGGCTGGAGGCCCATTAA
- a CDS encoding tetratricopeptide repeat-containing sensor histidine kinase yields the protein MAKPIFSCLCLILASFISLSQTNDVMVRLDKISSDIEKLNFLDEIVDLEWRSSPQNLIEYARVYDSISKLIDVQEYYAKSLNLKGMASYVTEDYNEAISYYLESLRTLDASIPSSELAQLYNNLASCFIKTDDFKNAEKYYLLSRDIASSIEDERWVANVNNNLSILYMNHSMYLEADEMLEKAISFYLKNGDSLNAGISYMNQGNSKIFNKDFSGALSSYSRSKLYVSENQIPLLHAVSYTGMGIAYTNQNQFSQALPLLKRGVAIAKRINHVEQLIESYNALAVYYSEKKEYKDAYEIVMESQKLKDSVLAATQDHNMAEALTKYETEKKDAQLRVLSLETEKAAHEKKLYLLLALAGLLVAALVGFFLFKNQKKNKQLAKQKKLLEATVDEKNVLLRETHHRVKNSFQIVSSLLYLQSENIEDNKAKLAMKEAQNRVRSMVLIHQKLYSKDQLVGINTKEYFTDLTNDIFESHQFEGNAFIYNLDVEPLVLDVETITPLGLILNELITNVLKHAFKPVNEESRMLIRLKRIGETLQLQVEDNGVGIPTEIKESSFGIQLIKSLAKKLKATLSYQSAPSTGTIAILDMRRFNEL from the coding sequence ATGGCAAAGCCCATCTTTTCTTGTCTATGCTTAATCTTGGCATCCTTCATTTCTTTATCTCAGACTAATGACGTTATGGTTCGATTGGACAAGATTTCTTCAGATATTGAAAAACTTAATTTTCTTGATGAAATTGTTGATCTAGAATGGCGATCAAGCCCTCAAAACCTTATTGAATATGCCAGGGTATACGATTCAATTTCAAAGCTTATTGATGTTCAAGAATATTATGCCAAGTCTTTAAATCTCAAAGGAATGGCTAGCTATGTTACAGAAGATTATAATGAAGCTATTTCTTATTATTTAGAGTCTTTACGAACGTTGGATGCATCCATCCCATCCTCTGAACTTGCCCAATTGTATAATAATCTTGCCTCTTGCTTTATAAAAACGGATGATTTCAAAAATGCTGAGAAATACTACCTACTATCGCGAGACATTGCATCATCTATAGAAGACGAAAGATGGGTTGCCAATGTAAATAACAACTTATCTATTTTGTACATGAATCATAGCATGTATCTGGAAGCCGATGAAATGCTTGAAAAAGCAATTAGTTTTTATCTTAAAAATGGCGACTCGCTAAATGCCGGGATTTCCTATATGAACCAAGGGAATTCAAAAATTTTTAATAAAGATTTCTCTGGAGCACTTTCTTCTTATTCACGTTCAAAACTATATGTTTCTGAAAATCAAATCCCACTATTACATGCAGTTTCCTATACTGGAATGGGAATAGCCTATACTAATCAAAACCAATTTTCTCAGGCCCTCCCATTACTAAAAAGAGGAGTCGCTATTGCCAAAAGGATAAATCATGTTGAGCAACTTATTGAGTCTTACAATGCCTTGGCAGTCTATTATTCTGAAAAAAAAGAGTATAAGGATGCCTATGAAATTGTTATGGAGTCACAAAAGTTAAAAGATTCTGTTTTAGCGGCAACGCAAGATCATAACATGGCCGAAGCACTAACAAAGTATGAAACCGAAAAAAAAGACGCACAACTTAGAGTGCTTTCTTTAGAAACTGAAAAAGCAGCGCATGAAAAGAAACTTTATTTATTACTTGCCTTAGCGGGTTTATTGGTAGCTGCTTTAGTTGGATTTTTTCTATTTAAAAATCAAAAGAAAAATAAGCAATTAGCGAAACAAAAGAAGCTATTGGAAGCCACTGTTGATGAAAAAAATGTGCTTTTAAGAGAAACCCATCATCGTGTAAAGAATAGTTTTCAGATCGTGTCCTCACTGCTCTATTTACAATCTGAAAACATAGAAGACAACAAAGCAAAATTAGCGATGAAAGAAGCTCAAAACAGAGTGCGTTCTATGGTATTAATTCATCAAAAATTGTATAGTAAAGATCAACTGGTAGGAATTAACACAAAAGAATATTTTACAGATCTTACCAATGACATTTTTGAGAGTCATCAATTTGAAGGAAATGCTTTTATTTACAACTTGGACGTTGAGCCATTGGTTCTAGACGTTGAAACTATAACTCCATTGGGTCTAATTTTAAACGAATTGATCACCAATGTATTAAAACATGCTTTTAAGCCTGTTAACGAAGAAAGCAGGATGCTTATCCGACTTAAAAGAATAGGGGAAACATTACAATTGCAAGTGGAAGATAATGGGGTGGGGATTCCTACCGAAATTAAGGAGAGCTCATTTGGAATTCAATTAATAAAATCGTTAGCAAAGAAATTAAAAGCGACACTCAGTTATCAATCAGCTCCATCAACTGGCACAATAGCCATTTTAGACATGCGCCGTTTTAATGAGCTTTGA
- a CDS encoding LytR/AlgR family response regulator transcription factor: MKSLNIYLVEDEPLIVATITTTLINQGFNVIGNSDEYEEALIAIDKSLPNLVLLDIHLEGVKDGIDLAKQLDERNIPYLYLTSQTDPHTITRVKETQPLGFIVKPFTEAGLRSNIELAWHNFSLTNEDFILLKSKGRIHKINQASIKYLKAFDNYCYVITASEKYLVPHTLKKTSELLNLNNFVQTHRSYWVNLKKIDSVSTSSIYINKEEIPLSTSHKVAVLTKLNSL, encoded by the coding sequence TTGAAATCACTTAATATCTACCTCGTAGAAGACGAACCTTTAATTGTTGCGACTATTACCACTACCTTAATTAATCAAGGTTTTAATGTAATTGGCAATAGTGATGAGTATGAAGAAGCACTGATTGCTATTGACAAAAGCCTTCCCAATTTAGTTTTATTGGATATACATCTTGAAGGGGTAAAAGATGGGATAGATCTTGCTAAACAATTGGACGAAAGAAACATTCCTTACCTCTATCTTACCTCCCAAACAGATCCACACACCATTACACGAGTTAAAGAAACACAACCGTTAGGATTCATAGTAAAACCTTTTACTGAAGCGGGCTTACGCTCTAATATTGAATTGGCCTGGCATAATTTTTCGCTAACCAATGAAGATTTTATCTTACTTAAATCGAAAGGTCGAATCCATAAAATTAATCAAGCAAGTATTAAGTATTTAAAGGCATTCGACAATTATTGTTATGTGATTACGGCTTCAGAAAAATACTTGGTGCCACATACCCTAAAAAAAACATCGGAATTACTCAATCTTAACAATTTTGTGCAAACACATCGATCGTATTGGGTAAACCTTAAAAAAATTGATTCGGTAAGTACTTCAAGTATTTATATTAATAAAGAAGAAATTCCATTGAGTACTTCACATAAAGTAGCTGTACTTACAAAACTGAATTCTCTTTAA
- a CDS encoding c-type cytochrome: MKPLIFKTVMMIAIIGMMGCQDKKEDYSPKKEPSKKGLTEAQWIDKGEYLVKAIGCDHCHTPKKMTENGPVSDLDRWLMGHPADAKLPPIDKSQITPGGWILFHSDLTAAVGPWGVSFGANLTPDDTGIGKWSFAQFKKAMTEGKYKGMEGTRPIMPPMPWQSFAELKEDDLKAIYKYLMSIDPIENVVPAYIPPDQIQ; this comes from the coding sequence ATGAAACCATTAATATTTAAAACAGTTATGATGATAGCCATCATAGGAATGATGGGCTGTCAAGACAAAAAAGAGGATTATTCACCGAAAAAGGAACCTTCAAAAAAGGGTCTTACTGAAGCACAGTGGATCGACAAAGGTGAATACCTCGTGAAGGCAATAGGCTGTGATCATTGTCACACGCCTAAGAAAATGACCGAAAATGGTCCCGTTTCCGACTTGGACCGATGGTTAATGGGTCATCCGGCAGATGCAAAGCTTCCGCCCATAGACAAATCCCAAATAACACCCGGTGGCTGGATTCTTTTTCACAGTGACCTCACTGCGGCAGTTGGACCCTGGGGGGTTAGTTTTGGGGCCAATCTAACGCCCGATGATACGGGAATTGGAAAATGGAGTTTCGCGCAATTTAAAAAAGCAATGACCGAAGGAAAGTATAAAGGAATGGAGGGTACCCGGCCAATAATGCCTCCCATGCCCTGGCAATCCTTTGCCGAGCTTAAAGAGGACGACTTAAAAGCAATTTATAAATATCTTATGTCCATCGATCCCATTGAAAATGTCGTTCCCGCTTATATTCCTCCCGATCAGATTCAATAG